The following are encoded together in the Pectobacterium punjabense genome:
- a CDS encoding GIY-YIG nuclease family protein — translation MTEDAEHTLWYLYMLRMVNGALYTGITTDIGRRLNQHQTGKGAKALRGKGELTLVFHCLAGDRSNALKLEHRIKQLSKKQKERLVQDQPQTLYISDTLY, via the coding sequence ATGACTGAAGACGCTGAACATACCCTCTGGTATCTGTACATGCTGCGCATGGTCAACGGGGCGCTGTACACGGGGATTACGACGGATATCGGCCGCCGCCTGAATCAACATCAAACGGGAAAAGGGGCAAAAGCGCTACGGGGGAAAGGCGAGTTGACGCTGGTGTTTCACTGCCTGGCGGGCGATCGCTCAAACGCGCTCAAACTGGAACATCGTATTAAGCAGTTGAGCAAAAAACAAAAAGAAAGGCTGGTACAAGACCAGCCTCAGACACTATACATTTCAGACACACTGTATTGA
- the deoA gene encoding thymidine phosphorylase, translating to MFLIQEIIRKKRDGKALSEEEIRFFINGIRDNTVSEGQIAALAMTIYFHDMSMDERVALTLAMRDSGTVLDWKSLNLNGPLVDKHSTGGVGDVTSLMLGPMVAACGGYVPMISGRGLGHTGGTLDKLEAIPGLDIFPNDDHFRRIIQQVGVAIIGQTSSLAPADKRFYATRDITATVDSIPLITASILAKKLAEGLDALVMDVKVGSGAFMPTYELSEQLAQAIVGVANNAGCRTSALLTDMNQVLASSAGNALEVREAVRFLTGEHRNPRLYDVTMALCGEMLLAGGLANSADDAHSRLQAVLDNGKAADVFGRMVAAQRGPGDFVEHYDRYLPMATLSKPVFAAREGIVTAMDTRALGMAVVSLGGGRRQATDTIDYSVGLDSMISLGERVDAQRPLAVIHANTEAQWQQAANEVRAAIQLGDTAPEKTPMVYRRVSAEA from the coding sequence TTGTTTCTGATTCAGGAAATTATTCGTAAGAAGCGCGATGGAAAAGCTCTGAGCGAAGAAGAAATCCGCTTCTTTATTAACGGTATTCGTGACAATACCGTCTCTGAAGGTCAGATTGCCGCTTTGGCGATGACCATTTATTTTCACGATATGTCGATGGATGAGCGCGTGGCGCTGACGTTGGCGATGCGTGATTCCGGTACGGTACTGGACTGGAAAAGCCTGAACCTGAACGGCCCGCTGGTGGACAAACATTCTACCGGCGGCGTGGGAGATGTGACCTCGTTGATGCTGGGGCCAATGGTTGCCGCCTGTGGGGGCTATGTCCCGATGATCTCCGGGCGCGGCTTAGGGCATACCGGCGGCACGTTGGATAAGCTTGAAGCGATTCCGGGACTGGATATTTTCCCGAACGATGACCATTTTCGTCGTATCATTCAGCAGGTTGGCGTCGCGATTATTGGACAAACTTCATCGTTGGCTCCGGCGGATAAGCGCTTTTACGCCACGCGTGACATTACTGCTACGGTCGATTCAATTCCACTGATCACCGCATCGATTCTGGCGAAGAAACTGGCTGAAGGGCTGGACGCGTTAGTGATGGACGTCAAAGTCGGCTCTGGGGCGTTTATGCCAACTTATGAACTGTCCGAACAGTTGGCGCAGGCGATTGTCGGTGTGGCGAACAATGCGGGATGCCGCACCAGCGCACTACTGACGGACATGAATCAGGTGTTGGCCTCCAGCGCGGGGAATGCGCTGGAAGTGCGTGAAGCCGTGCGTTTCTTGACGGGGGAGCACCGTAATCCACGCTTGTATGATGTTACTATGGCGCTATGTGGTGAGATGCTGCTAGCGGGCGGGCTGGCAAACTCGGCGGACGATGCACACTCACGTTTGCAGGCCGTGTTGGATAATGGTAAAGCCGCCGACGTCTTTGGCCGCATGGTTGCTGCACAGCGTGGACCGGGCGATTTTGTCGAACACTACGATCGTTACCTGCCGATGGCGACCTTAAGTAAGCCAGTGTTCGCCGCGCGTGAAGGCATTGTGACCGCGATGGATACCCGTGCACTGGGAATGGCTGTCGTCTCGCTGGGCGGCGGACGCCGTCAGGCGACGGATACGATCGATTACAGTGTCGGTCTGGATAGCATGATCAGTCTGGGTGAGCGCGTTGATGCGCAGCGCCCGCTGGCGGTGATCCACGCCAATACGGAAGCGCAGTGGCAGCAGGCGGCGAATGAAGTCCGGGCTGCGATCCAGTTGGGTGACACTGCACCAGAAAAGACCCCGATGGTTTATCGTCGGGTGAGTGCGGAAGCGTGA
- the deoB gene encoding phosphopentomutase: MKRAYIMVLDSFGIGSSADAERFGDVGSDTLGHIAQACAAGTADKGRSGTLHLPNLSRLGLGKAAEASTGTFPVGLDEHADIIGAYAHASEISSGKDTPSGHWEIAGVPVLFDWGYFKDEENSFPQALLDKLVKRANLPGYLGNCHSSGTVILDQLAEEHMKTGKPIFYTSADSVFQIACHEETFGLDKLYELCEIAREELTEGGYNIGRVIARPFIGDKPGNFERTGNRHDLAVEPPAPTILKKMVDEKGGEVVSVGKIADIYAQVGITKKVKATGLDALFDATLKEMDSAGDNTIVFTNFVDFDSAYGHRRDIPGYAAALELFDRRLPELMSRVKGDDILILTADHGCDPSWHGTDHTRENVPVLIYGPKVKPGSYGHRETFADIGQTVAAYFGLSPMDYGKSIL; encoded by the coding sequence ATGAAACGTGCATATATTATGGTTCTCGACTCGTTTGGCATCGGCAGCAGTGCTGATGCAGAACGTTTTGGTGATGTGGGTTCGGATACGCTGGGCCATATCGCTCAGGCGTGTGCGGCGGGAACGGCGGATAAAGGGCGTAGCGGTACGCTGCATTTGCCGAATCTGAGCCGTTTGGGTCTGGGCAAAGCGGCTGAGGCTTCAACGGGGACGTTTCCAGTAGGGTTAGATGAACACGCCGACATCATCGGTGCTTATGCGCACGCCAGCGAAATCTCCTCGGGCAAAGATACACCGTCTGGCCACTGGGAGATTGCCGGTGTACCTGTCCTGTTCGACTGGGGCTATTTTAAAGATGAAGAAAACAGTTTTCCGCAGGCGTTGCTGGATAAACTGGTAAAACGCGCCAATCTGCCGGGCTACCTGGGCAACTGCCACTCTTCCGGTACGGTGATTCTGGATCAGTTAGCTGAAGAACACATGAAAACCGGCAAGCCGATTTTCTACACCTCTGCGGATTCCGTGTTCCAGATTGCCTGCCATGAAGAGACGTTCGGTCTGGATAAGCTGTATGAGCTGTGTGAGATTGCCCGCGAAGAGCTGACCGAAGGCGGCTATAACATTGGGCGCGTGATCGCACGTCCGTTTATCGGCGACAAACCCGGCAACTTCGAGCGTACTGGCAACCGTCACGATCTGGCCGTTGAACCACCTGCGCCTACCATCCTGAAAAAAATGGTGGATGAAAAAGGGGGCGAAGTGGTTTCCGTCGGTAAAATTGCGGATATCTACGCGCAGGTCGGTATTACCAAAAAGGTGAAGGCGACTGGTCTTGATGCGCTGTTTGATGCCACGCTGAAAGAAATGGATAGCGCGGGCGACAATACTATCGTGTTTACCAACTTTGTTGATTTCGACTCAGCCTACGGCCACCGCCGTGACATTCCGGGCTATGCCGCCGCGCTGGAGCTGTTTGACCGTCGCCTGCCAGAATTGATGTCCCGCGTGAAAGGCGATGACATATTGATTCTGACGGCTGACCACGGCTGTGATCCGAGCTGGCACGGCACCGATCATACCCGCGAAAATGTACCGGTGTTGATCTATGGGCCGAAAGTGAAGCCGGGATCGTACGGTCACCGTGAAACCTTCGCCGACATTGGGCAGACGGTTGCTGCCTACTTTGGCCTGTCGCCTATGGACTACGGCAAATCGATACTGTAA
- the deoD gene encoding purine-nucleoside phosphorylase, with protein sequence MATPHINAEMGDFADVVLMPGDPLRAKYIAETFLENAREVNNVRGMLGFTGTYKGRKISVMGHGMGIPSCSIYAKELITEFGVKKIIRVGSCGAVREDVQLRDVVIGMGACTDSKVNRMRFKDHDYAAIADFDMVRNAVDAAKARDVSVRVGNIFSADLFYTPDPQMFDVMEKYGILGVEMEAAGIYGVAAEFGAKALAICTVSDHIRTGAQTTSEERQNTFNEMIEIALESVLLGDNE encoded by the coding sequence ATGGCTACGCCACATATTAATGCAGAAATGGGTGATTTCGCGGACGTTGTACTGATGCCGGGCGACCCGCTGCGTGCTAAGTATATTGCAGAGACCTTTCTGGAAAATGCCCGCGAAGTGAACAACGTGCGTGGCATGCTGGGTTTCACTGGCACGTATAAAGGCCGTAAAATTTCGGTCATGGGGCACGGTATGGGCATCCCATCCTGCTCGATCTACGCGAAAGAGCTGATCACTGAATTCGGTGTGAAGAAGATCATTCGTGTGGGTTCCTGCGGCGCGGTGCGTGAAGACGTTCAATTGCGCGACGTGGTGATCGGTATGGGAGCCTGTACGGATTCCAAAGTGAACCGTATGCGTTTCAAAGATCACGACTATGCGGCGATTGCCGATTTCGATATGGTGCGCAATGCCGTTGATGCCGCCAAAGCGCGCGATGTTTCTGTGCGCGTAGGTAACATCTTCTCCGCCGATCTGTTCTACACGCCAGACCCGCAGATGTTCGACGTGATGGAAAAATACGGCATCCTGGGTGTGGAAATGGAAGCGGCCGGTATCTACGGCGTAGCGGCAGAGTTCGGTGCGAAAGCGTTGGCAATCTGTACCGTTTCTGACCACATTCGTACCGGTGCACAAACCACGTCAGAAGAACGTCAAAATACGTTCAATGAGATGATCGAGATCGCGCTGGAATCCGTTCTGCTGGGCGATAACGAGTAA
- a CDS encoding ABC transporter ATP-binding protein/permease has protein sequence MQTLKRFYSLVAPFWLTTRATLLWLLLLLIMSLTLSVVWISVQYNNWSRDFYDALADYFQHVSIYDMAVRYLAYTLLFVLVIICGNWLKKQLIIRWRDTMTRQYEQDWLRNHAHYQLNSGLDNPDQRIAEDIRLLIEQSLELLLSLLKNTARFFSFIAILWQLSGVHTFTLSGYTLTIHGYLVWIALAYAALASIVTHRLGHRLHKLNIERQRTEADYRATLLRVRDNSEQIAFYQGSDAEQQRMRQHFQPIVQNWQRLMAREFRLESFTTSYFRFSLIIPVFATLPLFLARQVSLGAIMQARSAFGYVLDAFGWFIDAYRQLVQWSSTIERLWEFQHRLQQLPTPDAPCREGHALSINALSIPRPDGSPYFAPLTLTLQAGEWAVLSAASGSGKTTLLRALAGLWPVSQGECRFPVGQALFLPQKTYLPQDTLRQVLCYPQAQLADTVQLITVLEHTGLASLISRLDDKANWSRELSGGEQQRLSLARALLLRPTLLCLDEATSQLDDAAALQLLDHIRIALPHTIVLAVSHQPAVLDCFTYQIRLTPLAPEEKKEAGKHAIDLSVARQEADNQQVSYGKV, from the coding sequence ATGCAAACGCTTAAACGTTTTTATTCGCTGGTTGCACCTTTCTGGCTGACCACACGCGCCACGCTGTTGTGGCTGCTACTGCTGCTGATTATGAGCCTGACGCTCTCCGTCGTGTGGATCAGCGTGCAGTACAATAATTGGAGTCGGGATTTTTACGACGCGCTGGCCGACTACTTTCAGCACGTATCAATCTACGATATGGCGGTGCGCTATCTTGCCTACACGCTGCTATTCGTACTGGTGATCATCTGCGGAAACTGGCTCAAGAAACAGCTGATTATCCGCTGGCGCGATACCATGACACGCCAATATGAACAGGACTGGCTGCGCAATCACGCCCACTACCAGCTCAATTCAGGGCTGGATAACCCCGATCAGCGCATTGCAGAAGATATTCGCCTGCTGATCGAGCAAAGCCTCGAACTCCTGCTCTCGCTGTTAAAAAATACCGCCCGGTTCTTCTCCTTCATCGCCATTCTCTGGCAGCTTTCCGGCGTCCATACCTTCACATTAAGCGGCTATACCCTCACGATACACGGCTATCTGGTGTGGATTGCCCTCGCCTACGCTGCACTTGCGAGTATCGTGACGCATCGGCTGGGCCATCGCCTACACAAACTGAATATTGAGCGTCAGCGGACAGAAGCGGACTACCGAGCCACGCTGCTGCGAGTGCGGGACAACAGCGAGCAAATTGCGTTTTATCAGGGCAGCGACGCCGAGCAGCAGCGGATGCGGCAACACTTTCAGCCCATCGTGCAAAACTGGCAGCGTTTAATGGCGCGGGAATTTCGGTTAGAAAGCTTTACCACCAGCTATTTCCGCTTCAGCCTGATTATCCCCGTTTTCGCCACCCTGCCGCTGTTTCTTGCCCGTCAGGTTAGCCTTGGAGCAATTATGCAGGCGCGATCCGCCTTCGGCTATGTGCTGGATGCCTTTGGCTGGTTCATCGATGCCTATCGTCAGTTGGTTCAATGGTCTTCCACCATTGAGCGGCTGTGGGAGTTTCAGCACCGCTTGCAGCAATTACCGACGCCAGACGCACCGTGCCGTGAAGGACATGCCTTGTCTATCAATGCGCTATCCATACCACGCCCCGATGGTTCGCCGTATTTCGCCCCGCTGACACTTACGCTTCAGGCGGGTGAATGGGCAGTACTCAGCGCAGCCAGCGGCAGTGGGAAAACTACGCTACTGCGTGCGCTGGCTGGGCTGTGGCCGGTATCGCAAGGAGAATGTCGTTTTCCGGTAGGTCAAGCACTCTTCTTGCCGCAAAAAACCTATTTACCACAGGATACATTGCGTCAGGTATTGTGTTACCCACAGGCACAGCTAGCCGATACCGTACAATTGATCACGGTACTGGAACACACCGGACTCGCCTCACTGATTTCTCGTCTGGATGACAAAGCAAACTGGAGCCGAGAGCTGTCGGGCGGTGAACAACAGCGCCTGTCACTCGCGCGTGCGCTACTGCTGCGCCCGACACTGCTTTGTCTGGATGAAGCCACCAGCCAGCTCGATGATGCAGCGGCGCTTCAGCTGTTAGATCACATCAGGATAGCGCTACCACACACCATCGTGCTGGCCGTCAGCCATCAGCCCGCCGTGCTGGATTGTTTCACGTATCAGATACGGTTAACGCCACTTGCCCCAGAGGAAAAAAAGGAAGCAGGGAAACACGCTATCGATCTGTCTGTTGCGCGGCAAGAGGCGGACAATCAGCAGGTTTCTTACGGAAAGGTGTGA
- a CDS encoding TonB-dependent siderophore receptor yields the protein MALIPFFSTQRTPSKLAIAVHLLLCGAPLFVHSTATAAETAVAAATKTYSISAGPLNQQLNQFATQSGVYLVGDAQLATGKTGPSLQGNYSVDGGFATLLAGSGLQVMPQPNGVWRLQRIPQGDEMLIVAGVNRNGVTEGTQSYTTRSMNTATQLALSPRETPQSVSVVTRQRMDDQNMTSLDEAMKQTTGINVVNQNSYQVKYESRAFVVDNIKEDGINFSSQNSVSNMGAVQSSSESPDLAIYDRVEILRGASGLSQGNGEPGGTVNLVRKQPTHNFQASGSVGAGSWDNYRSELDVSGPLNDDASLRGRLVGVYQDKQSVKDYEHSERKVLFGTLAYDLTPSTTVTGGINWQKTRGVPDVYGVPFATNKSSLNLPRSTYLGASWNRIEFEKINPFVELEHQFDNDWTLKTALNYIHSRAASSYIGIMNGTSGVNPATGSSSLNNNLRYDNKAEQWGYNLSLSGPFELLGRSHELVVGGDYQKENFDNNHIRIDNKDAVNIFNWQPNSLAEPDWSNTSLYNNHYNDRFNLYQRGAFATARFELADDWKLILGGRYSAYSYDEYFTNQIRNTSSLSTLHASNEFVPYGGLLWDFADNYTWYLSYAEIYKPQSEKDSSGKLLPAITGTNYETGVKGEFFDGDLNTSLALFRIIQENRAMAVANSSVCLIGTSCSQPEGKVQSQGVELDVTGKLAEGWQIQTGYTLINSKILEGSANEKAAQFSPRTPKHMFKLYTSYNLPGELNQWTIGAGMTAQTETQTYPNRVYGLHQGGYTLFNANVRYQYSKNLSFNLVGNNLTDKTYYLNLNNRHLSGNNYYGDPRNFMLTAKWKF from the coding sequence ATGGCATTGATTCCATTTTTCTCTACACAGCGCACTCCTTCCAAACTGGCGATTGCCGTTCATCTGTTGCTGTGCGGCGCACCGCTGTTCGTGCACTCCACCGCCACCGCGGCAGAAACAGCAGTCGCGGCGGCAACCAAAACCTATTCCATCTCTGCCGGGCCGCTTAACCAGCAACTCAACCAGTTTGCCACCCAGTCGGGCGTTTATCTGGTCGGCGATGCACAGTTGGCAACGGGGAAAACGGGGCCCTCTCTGCAAGGGAATTACAGCGTGGATGGCGGATTCGCGACGCTGCTGGCAGGAAGCGGGCTTCAGGTGATGCCGCAGCCTAACGGCGTCTGGCGTTTACAGAGAATACCGCAAGGAGATGAAATGCTGATCGTGGCGGGCGTCAACCGCAACGGCGTGACCGAAGGGACACAGTCCTACACCACGCGCAGCATGAACACCGCGACACAGTTAGCTTTGTCGCCGCGAGAAACGCCGCAGTCAGTGAGCGTCGTCACACGCCAGCGCATGGACGATCAGAATATGACATCACTGGATGAAGCGATGAAACAAACCACCGGCATCAACGTGGTCAATCAGAACAGCTATCAGGTGAAATACGAATCGCGCGCTTTCGTGGTGGATAATATCAAAGAAGACGGCATTAATTTCTCCAGCCAAAACAGCGTATCCAACATGGGCGCCGTTCAGTCTTCAAGCGAATCACCCGATCTGGCAATTTATGACCGCGTCGAGATCCTGCGCGGCGCATCCGGTTTGTCACAGGGAAATGGCGAACCCGGCGGCACCGTGAATCTGGTACGTAAGCAACCTACTCACAACTTTCAGGCATCTGGCAGCGTTGGCGCGGGCAGTTGGGATAATTATCGCAGTGAACTCGACGTTTCTGGGCCGCTGAACGACGATGCCAGCCTACGCGGCCGTCTCGTTGGCGTTTATCAGGATAAGCAAAGCGTTAAAGATTACGAGCATAGTGAAAGAAAAGTGCTGTTCGGCACGCTGGCCTACGATCTGACACCCTCCACCACCGTCACCGGCGGCATCAACTGGCAAAAAACCCGAGGCGTGCCGGATGTGTATGGCGTCCCGTTTGCCACCAATAAAAGCAGCCTGAACCTGCCTCGATCGACCTATCTGGGCGCAAGCTGGAACCGCATCGAATTTGAAAAAATTAACCCATTCGTCGAACTGGAACACCAGTTCGACAATGACTGGACGCTAAAAACCGCGCTGAACTATATCCACTCCCGCGCGGCGAGCAGTTATATCGGTATCATGAACGGCACAAGCGGCGTCAATCCGGCAACGGGGAGTTCGTCGCTAAACAATAATCTGCGCTACGACAATAAAGCCGAACAGTGGGGCTACAACTTGAGCCTGAGCGGTCCGTTCGAGCTGCTGGGTCGCAGCCACGAATTGGTGGTAGGTGGTGATTATCAGAAAGAAAATTTTGATAACAACCACATTCGCATCGACAACAAGGATGCGGTAAATATTTTCAACTGGCAGCCGAATTCGCTGGCAGAGCCAGACTGGTCAAATACGAGTCTCTACAACAACCATTATAACGACCGTTTTAATTTGTATCAGCGCGGTGCTTTCGCTACCGCCCGTTTTGAACTGGCAGACGACTGGAAGTTGATTCTGGGCGGTCGCTACAGCGCCTACAGCTATGACGAATACTTCACGAATCAGATTCGTAATACGTCTTCGCTCAGCACCCTGCATGCCAGTAATGAGTTTGTACCTTACGGTGGCCTGCTGTGGGACTTTGCCGATAACTATACCTGGTACCTGAGCTACGCCGAGATTTACAAGCCGCAGAGCGAGAAGGACAGCAGCGGTAAGTTGTTGCCCGCCATTACCGGCACCAACTACGAAACCGGCGTGAAGGGCGAGTTCTTTGATGGCGATCTGAACACCTCGCTGGCGCTGTTCCGCATCATTCAGGAAAATCGGGCAATGGCCGTCGCGAATAGCTCGGTTTGTCTGATCGGCACCAGTTGCTCCCAGCCAGAAGGCAAGGTACAAAGCCAGGGGGTAGAGCTAGATGTCACAGGGAAACTGGCTGAAGGCTGGCAGATTCAGACGGGTTATACCCTGATTAACAGTAAAATTCTTGAAGGAAGCGCGAACGAAAAGGCCGCACAGTTCAGCCCGCGCACGCCGAAGCATATGTTCAAGCTGTACACCTCATACAATCTGCCGGGTGAGTTGAATCAATGGACGATTGGCGCGGGTATGACGGCGCAGACCGAGACGCAAACTTACCCTAACCGGGTTTATGGCCTGCATCAAGGCGGCTATACATTGTTTAACGCCAATGTCCGCTATCAGTACAGCAAAAACCTGAGCTTCAATCTGGTAGGCAATAACCTGACGGATAAAACCTACTACTTGAACCTGAATAACCGCCATCTCAGCGGCAATAACTATTACGGTGACCCACGTAATTTCATGCTAACCGCGAAGTGGAAGTTCTAA
- a CDS encoding FecR domain-containing protein encodes MNKPSFIALQQASQWYAQLCDREPGDEHDHHWQRWMEESEEHRHAWDYVQTVSQRFQPLRGDGQQPALNTLLHKPESMARRRALKLAALLSTGSLLSWLTYHHTPLKGSLLAMTADHHSAVGEIKSLTLPDNTRLWLNTASAIDIRYSNKRREIALLAGDILIDTAADARPFFVTTAQGHLQALGTRFSVAQEPDVTTLTVYQHAVEVSAKYASAARRVNAGYHLRFGTDGQGNIEPNQQNDADWSHGMLQADNMPLGEVVAQLSRYRHGYLACQPAIADLRVMGTFPLIDTDMALNMLAQAFPVRIHRRFPWWVTVEPR; translated from the coding sequence ATGAATAAACCCAGTTTTATTGCCTTACAGCAGGCATCGCAATGGTACGCTCAGCTGTGCGATCGAGAACCTGGCGATGAACACGACCACCACTGGCAACGCTGGATGGAGGAAAGCGAGGAACATCGTCATGCCTGGGACTATGTGCAAACCGTCAGCCAGCGTTTCCAACCGCTGCGCGGCGACGGTCAGCAGCCCGCATTGAATACGCTACTACATAAGCCGGAATCAATGGCACGCCGTCGTGCGCTCAAACTCGCCGCACTGCTCAGTACCGGTTCATTACTTTCCTGGCTGACGTATCACCATACACCGTTAAAAGGCTCGCTGCTGGCGATGACGGCCGATCATCACAGTGCGGTAGGAGAAATCAAATCGCTTACCTTGCCGGACAACACCCGGCTGTGGCTGAACACCGCCAGCGCGATTGATATCCGCTACAGCAATAAGCGTCGGGAAATCGCGCTGCTGGCGGGCGATATTCTGATTGATACCGCTGCCGATGCTCGCCCCTTCTTCGTCACCACCGCACAAGGGCACTTGCAGGCGCTGGGCACGCGTTTTAGCGTAGCGCAGGAACCGGACGTCACAACGCTGACCGTTTACCAACACGCGGTCGAGGTCAGCGCCAAGTACGCGAGCGCCGCACGTCGGGTCAACGCAGGCTATCACCTGCGTTTTGGCACCGACGGTCAAGGTAACATCGAGCCCAATCAGCAGAACGATGCCGACTGGTCACACGGCATGTTACAGGCAGACAACATGCCGCTGGGTGAGGTCGTGGCGCAGCTGTCACGCTATCGCCACGGCTATCTGGCGTGCCAACCCGCTATCGCTGATCTACGCGTGATGGGTACCTTCCCCTTAATCGATACTGACATGGCGCTGAATATGCTGGCGCAGGCCTTTCCCGTCCGCATCCATCGGCGTTTTCCGTGGTGGGTGACCGTCGAACCGCGCTGA
- a CDS encoding sigma-70 family RNA polymerase sigma factor, with protein MSSANIDTSADLHQLYCQHHGWLQGLLRKRLGNLCDAADLAQDVFLRLLLKPRQFDSHAGARAYLSVMAQGMCIDLWRKREIERVWLISLAEQPEPVALSAEDSNIILETLYQVDAMLRALPEKVRAAFIMAQVQGQPYREIAEALGVSERMVKKYMAQAMLHCVLLEAEIDADAQAAHL; from the coding sequence ATGTCATCAGCCAATATTGATACCTCAGCAGATCTGCATCAGCTCTATTGTCAGCACCACGGCTGGTTGCAGGGGCTATTACGTAAACGACTGGGGAATCTGTGTGATGCTGCCGATCTGGCGCAGGATGTGTTTTTACGGCTATTACTGAAACCACGCCAGTTCGACAGCCACGCTGGCGCACGAGCTTATCTAAGCGTGATGGCACAAGGCATGTGTATCGATCTCTGGCGTAAGCGAGAAATTGAGCGAGTGTGGCTCATCTCGCTCGCCGAACAGCCGGAACCCGTTGCCCTGTCGGCGGAAGACAGCAACATCATTCTCGAAACCTTATATCAAGTCGATGCCATGCTGCGTGCGTTGCCAGAGAAGGTGCGTGCGGCTTTCATCATGGCGCAGGTTCAAGGGCAACCCTATCGGGAAATTGCCGAGGCGCTGGGCGTTTCCGAACGCATGGTGAAGAAATATATGGCGCAGGCCATGCTGCACTGTGTGTTGCTGGAAGCAGAGATAGATGCGGACGCTCAGGCCGCTCACTTATGA
- a CDS encoding discoidin domain-containing protein yields MKKYTLATTLLCGLFSLSAYAVQVTAVTASAYDSDKGHKPANIADGDVKTRWAANGESWVQLELDKEQSVENFVLVPFKADERKLKFSVSYSTDGKSWQKLADNLVTSNNAKDGEKFTFPAVKAKFFKLDTFGTDVNKWSAINEISFNSAAQVPAQAIK; encoded by the coding sequence ATGAAAAAATACACTCTGGCTACGACGCTCCTGTGCGGCTTATTCTCTCTTTCCGCTTACGCGGTACAAGTCACGGCGGTTACGGCCTCCGCTTACGATTCAGACAAGGGCCACAAGCCTGCCAACATTGCCGATGGCGACGTAAAAACGCGCTGGGCGGCAAATGGTGAGAGCTGGGTTCAGTTAGAACTGGATAAAGAACAATCCGTTGAGAACTTTGTGCTGGTTCCTTTCAAAGCAGACGAGCGCAAACTGAAATTCTCCGTTTCCTACTCTACTGATGGGAAAAGCTGGCAAAAACTGGCTGACAATCTGGTTACCTCTAACAACGCCAAAGACGGCGAGAAATTCACGTTCCCTGCCGTTAAAGCCAAATTCTTCAAGCTGGATACGTTTGGCACCGATGTGAACAAGTGGAGCGCCATCAACGAGATCAGCTTTAACAGCGCTGCGCAGGTTCCAGCCCAGGCTATTAAGTAA
- the rimI gene encoding ribosomal protein S18-alanine N-acetyltransferase, translated as MNTISSLTPADLAQAFKIEQASHAFPWTEKTFVSNQGERYVNLKLNHDGQLAAYAITQVVLDEATLFNIAVHPDHQRQGFGRQLLEHLIDEMERRGVLTLWLEVRESNTRAIALYESLGFNEVSVRRDYYPTAQGREDAILMALPLG; from the coding sequence ATGAACACGATATCTTCTCTGACGCCAGCTGACCTGGCACAAGCTTTTAAAATTGAACAAGCCAGCCACGCCTTCCCCTGGACAGAAAAAACGTTTGTCAGTAATCAGGGTGAACGTTATGTCAACCTGAAGCTGAACCATGACGGGCAACTTGCCGCTTACGCCATCACGCAAGTCGTGTTGGATGAAGCGACACTGTTCAATATCGCCGTGCACCCGGACCATCAACGTCAGGGTTTCGGTCGCCAGTTGTTGGAACACTTGATCGATGAGATGGAGCGGCGTGGCGTTCTGACGCTGTGGCTGGAAGTGCGCGAATCAAACACTCGAGCCATCGCGCTGTATGAAAGTCTGGGCTTTAACGAAGTCTCAGTGCGCCGCGATTATTACCCCACGGCACAAGGCCGGGAAGATGCCATTCTTATGGCGCTGCCACTCGGTTAA
- a CDS encoding DNA polymerase III subunit psi — protein sequence MESRRDRLLQQLGITQWTLRRPTVLQGEIAVSLPDQVRLVIVSAEPLADDEPLLADVLHSLALTPAQAYRLTPQQIEMLPADAHCHSWRLGITDPIALQGVQLSSPLLSELHQNADAKRALWQQICEHEHDIFSDAS from the coding sequence ATGGAATCAAGACGTGACAGGCTGCTACAGCAACTGGGGATTACGCAGTGGACGCTGCGTCGCCCGACAGTGCTGCAAGGCGAAATCGCCGTCAGTCTACCCGACCAGGTGCGTCTGGTGATCGTCTCCGCCGAGCCGCTGGCTGATGATGAACCGCTGCTGGCCGACGTTTTGCACAGTCTGGCGTTGACGCCTGCGCAAGCCTATCGCCTGACGCCGCAGCAGATCGAGATGCTGCCCGCCGACGCACACTGCCACAGTTGGCGGTTGGGCATAACGGACCCCATTGCGCTACAGGGCGTTCAGCTTTCCAGCCCTCTGCTTTCCGAACTTCATCAAAATGCCGACGCCAAACGGGCGTTATGGCAACAGATCTGTGAACATGAACACGATATCTTCTCTGACGCCAGCTGA